The following are encoded together in the Actinoplanes sp. N902-109 genome:
- a CDS encoding pyridoxal-phosphate dependent enzyme gives MTLTLADVQDAAKRLDGVAHRTPVLRSRTLDAVAGAEVHLKAENFQRVGAFKFRGAYNACSRLSQEQLARGIATFSSGNHGQAIALAAQELGSHAVVLMPEDTPASKRAAVEGYGAEVVTYDRYTGDRDALAARLAGERGLTLIPPYENWDVMAGQGTAALELIDRAGTLDTLVVPVGGGGLLAGSATAAKGLLPDVRVIGVEPREGDDTKRSLAAGERVRVPVPHTIADGQAVALPGELTFSVNRRLVDEVTLVGEDEIRDAMRFAFERLRVVIEPSGATGLAAVLSGRLDLGSRVGVIITGGNIDVSRFVDLMAR, from the coding sequence ATGACCCTCACCCTCGCCGATGTCCAGGACGCCGCGAAGCGGCTGGACGGCGTGGCCCACCGCACGCCGGTGCTGCGGTCGCGCACCCTCGACGCGGTGGCCGGTGCCGAGGTGCACCTCAAGGCGGAGAACTTCCAGCGGGTCGGCGCCTTCAAGTTCCGCGGTGCCTACAACGCCTGCTCCCGGCTGAGCCAGGAGCAGCTCGCCCGGGGCATCGCCACGTTCTCCTCGGGCAACCACGGGCAGGCCATCGCGCTGGCCGCGCAGGAGCTGGGCAGCCACGCCGTCGTGCTGATGCCCGAGGACACCCCGGCGTCCAAGCGGGCCGCCGTCGAGGGCTACGGCGCCGAGGTCGTCACGTACGACCGGTACACCGGTGACCGCGACGCGCTGGCCGCCCGGCTCGCCGGGGAGCGGGGGCTCACGCTGATCCCGCCGTACGAGAACTGGGATGTGATGGCGGGCCAGGGCACCGCCGCGCTGGAGCTGATCGACCGGGCCGGGACGCTCGACACGCTGGTGGTGCCGGTGGGCGGCGGCGGGCTGCTGGCCGGCAGCGCGACGGCGGCCAAGGGGCTGCTGCCGGACGTGCGGGTGATCGGCGTGGAACCGCGCGAGGGCGACGACACCAAGCGTTCGCTGGCCGCGGGGGAGCGGGTCCGGGTGCCGGTGCCGCACACGATCGCCGACGGGCAGGCGGTGGCGCTCCCCGGCGAGCTGACCTTCTCGGTCAACCGCCGGCTGGTCGACGAGGTCACGCTGGTCGGCGAGGACGAGATCCGCGACGCCATGCGGTTCGCCTTCGAGCGGCTGCGGGTGGTGATCGAGCCCAGCGGCGCCACCGGTCTGGCCGCGGTGCTCTCCGGCCGCCTCGACCTGGGCAGCCGGGTCGGCGTCATCATCACCGGCGGTAACATCGATGTGTCACGATTTGTGGACCTGATGGCACGCTGA
- a CDS encoding AMP-binding protein, protein MRLLTALHADGDAESLITAPGGTVSRHDLLGRAAALAAQLDGPVAAVHATASLATVEAVVAGLLAGVPVVPVPPDAGELERLHVLRDSGATVVLSDDPAAAGGSGLPVLPITVPRPPGDVPAEPPAATPALILYTSGTTGPPKGVVISRAAIAADLDALAEAWQWTAGDTLVHGLPLYHVHGLVLGVLGALRTGSPLVHTGKPAPQAYAAAAGSLYFGVPTVWSRVCADPQAARQLRGARLLVSGSAPLPVPVFESLVALTGQAPVERYGMTETLITVSARADGERRPGYVGVPLRGVQTRLAEGVPHDGSSIGHLQVRGTTLFDGYLGKESALVADGWYPTGDVATIGPDGWHRIVGRASTDLIKTGGYRVGAGEVEDALLLHPAVREAAVIGTPHPDLGEQITAFVVAEGPCAPDELITFVAERLAAHKRPRVVTLVAELPRNAMGKVQKGRLR, encoded by the coding sequence ATGCGATTGCTGACAGCCTTGCACGCGGACGGGGACGCGGAGAGCTTGATCACCGCACCGGGCGGCACCGTGTCGCGGCACGACCTGCTCGGCCGGGCCGCCGCGCTGGCCGCGCAGCTCGACGGGCCGGTGGCCGCGGTGCACGCGACGGCGAGCCTGGCCACGGTCGAGGCGGTGGTCGCGGGGCTGCTGGCCGGGGTGCCGGTCGTCCCGGTGCCGCCGGACGCGGGCGAGCTGGAGCGGCTGCACGTGCTGCGCGACTCCGGGGCCACCGTGGTGCTCTCCGACGACCCGGCCGCGGCGGGCGGCAGCGGGTTGCCGGTGCTGCCGATCACCGTGCCCCGGCCGCCCGGCGACGTGCCGGCCGAGCCGCCCGCGGCCACCCCCGCGCTGATCCTCTACACCAGCGGCACCACCGGGCCGCCCAAGGGCGTGGTCATCTCGCGCGCCGCGATCGCTGCCGACCTGGACGCGCTGGCCGAGGCGTGGCAGTGGACCGCCGGGGACACGCTCGTGCACGGCCTGCCCCTGTATCACGTGCACGGGCTGGTGCTGGGCGTGCTGGGAGCGCTGCGCACCGGCTCGCCGCTGGTGCACACCGGGAAGCCGGCACCGCAGGCGTACGCGGCGGCGGCCGGGTCGCTCTACTTCGGCGTGCCGACCGTGTGGTCGCGCGTCTGCGCCGATCCGCAGGCGGCCCGGCAGCTGCGGGGTGCCCGGCTGCTCGTGTCCGGCAGTGCGCCGCTGCCCGTGCCGGTGTTCGAGAGTCTGGTGGCGCTGACCGGCCAGGCGCCCGTCGAGCGGTACGGCATGACCGAGACCCTGATCACCGTCAGCGCCCGGGCCGACGGTGAGCGCCGCCCGGGGTATGTCGGCGTGCCGCTGCGCGGGGTGCAGACCCGGCTGGCCGAGGGGGTGCCGCACGACGGCAGCAGCATCGGCCACCTCCAGGTGCGCGGCACCACCCTGTTCGACGGTTACCTGGGCAAGGAGTCAGCGCTGGTCGCCGACGGCTGGTACCCGACCGGCGACGTGGCCACGATCGGCCCGGACGGCTGGCACCGGATCGTCGGGCGGGCCTCCACCGATCTGATCAAGACCGGTGGCTACCGGGTCGGGGCGGGCGAGGTCGAGGATGCGCTGCTGCTGCACCCGGCCGTGCGTGAGGCCGCCGTCATCGGCACCCCGCACCCCGACCTGGGCGAGCAGATCACCGCGTTCGTGGTGGCCGAGGGCCCGTGCGCGCCCGACGAGCTGATCACCTTCGTCGCCGAGCGGCTGGCCGCGCACAAGCGCCCGCGGGTGGTCACGCTCGTCGCCGAACTGCCGCGCAATGCCATGGGCAAGGTACAGAAAGGCCGGTTGCGATGA
- a CDS encoding alpha-galactosidase, which translates to MTAALTAGGVTVLVDTSGDRLPAITYWGPQLPGIDADLAAALLLTAEPVAGTNDIEPRPRVAVLPEHRTGWPGRPGLSGSFAGRGWSPAFGVTAVTLDGVPATGFVAAGAAALEVTATDDSDRLELVVRVELRESGLLRLRARVRNLAPEPYELTALTPAVPVPAHAADLLDFSGRHNLERVPQRSPFGFGAHVRENRKGRTGADSAYLLHAGTSGFGFAGGDIWAVHTAWSGNHLHYAEQVHTGEKLLGGGELLLPGEIRLGTGETYESPWLYAAYGHGLDEVARRFHRHLRARERPVGTDRPVTLNVWEAVYFDHDTDRLLDLADRAAAAGVERYVLDDGWFGSRRNDHSGLGDWVVSPDVWPHGLHPLVDRVRALGMQFGLWFEPEMVNPDSDLARAHPGWIMAARSRWPVESRHQQVLNLAVPEAYQHVKGQILAVLDEYDIGYLKWDHNRDLVEAGDQTDGGRPAVHAQTLAFYRLLDEIRAAHPALEIESCSSGGARVDLAVLERTDRVWTSDNIDPHDRQRMLRWTSQLVPPEFLGSHIASGRSHTTGRRHDLGYRAATAVFGHLGIEWDLARATAAELAELGDWLAFYKEQRGLLLSGDLVRMDGYDDRLLVHGVLAPDRSRALFAMVTTDSVFPDPAVRLRLRGLAPAQRYRVRPVFPGQAPDLLDPPRWWGEDRSGRILTGAALERAGLACPRVHPDQVVLYRADAV; encoded by the coding sequence GTGACCGCCGCCCTCACCGCCGGGGGCGTGACCGTCCTCGTGGACACCAGCGGCGACCGGTTGCCGGCGATCACCTACTGGGGTCCGCAGCTGCCCGGGATCGACGCCGACCTGGCCGCCGCGCTGCTGCTGACGGCCGAGCCGGTGGCCGGCACCAACGACATCGAGCCGCGCCCGCGGGTGGCGGTGCTGCCGGAACACCGCACCGGCTGGCCCGGCCGGCCCGGTCTGAGCGGTTCGTTCGCCGGTCGCGGCTGGTCGCCCGCGTTCGGGGTCACCGCCGTCACCCTCGACGGGGTCCCGGCCACCGGGTTCGTCGCGGCCGGCGCGGCGGCGCTGGAGGTGACCGCCACCGACGACAGCGACCGCCTCGAACTCGTGGTGCGGGTGGAGCTGCGCGAGTCGGGACTGCTGCGGCTGCGGGCCCGGGTGCGCAACCTGGCCCCGGAGCCGTACGAGCTCACCGCGCTCACCCCCGCCGTGCCCGTCCCCGCGCACGCGGCCGACCTGCTCGACTTCTCCGGCCGGCACAACCTGGAACGGGTGCCGCAGCGCAGCCCGTTCGGCTTCGGCGCGCACGTCCGGGAGAACCGCAAGGGCCGCACCGGCGCTGACAGCGCCTACCTGCTGCACGCCGGGACCAGCGGCTTCGGCTTCGCCGGCGGTGACATCTGGGCGGTGCACACCGCGTGGAGCGGCAACCACCTGCACTACGCCGAGCAGGTGCACACCGGCGAGAAGCTGCTCGGCGGGGGCGAGCTGCTGCTGCCCGGCGAGATCCGGCTGGGCACCGGTGAGACCTACGAGAGCCCGTGGCTGTACGCCGCCTACGGCCACGGCCTGGACGAGGTGGCCCGCCGCTTCCACCGCCACCTGCGCGCCCGCGAGCGCCCGGTGGGCACCGACCGGCCGGTCACGCTCAACGTGTGGGAGGCGGTGTACTTCGACCACGACACCGACCGGCTGCTCGACCTGGCGGACCGGGCCGCCGCTGCCGGGGTGGAACGCTACGTGCTCGACGACGGCTGGTTCGGCTCGCGCCGCAACGACCACTCCGGGCTCGGCGACTGGGTGGTGTCGCCCGACGTGTGGCCGCACGGGCTGCACCCGCTGGTCGACCGGGTGCGCGCGCTGGGCATGCAGTTCGGCCTGTGGTTCGAGCCCGAGATGGTGAACCCGGACTCCGACCTGGCCCGCGCCCACCCCGGGTGGATCATGGCGGCGCGCTCGCGGTGGCCGGTGGAGTCGCGCCACCAGCAGGTGCTCAACCTCGCCGTCCCGGAGGCGTACCAGCACGTCAAGGGTCAGATCCTCGCGGTGCTCGACGAGTACGACATCGGCTACCTCAAGTGGGATCACAACCGCGACCTGGTCGAGGCGGGTGACCAGACCGATGGTGGGCGGCCCGCGGTGCACGCCCAGACGCTGGCCTTCTACCGGCTGCTCGACGAGATCCGCGCCGCGCACCCGGCGCTGGAGATCGAGTCCTGCTCGTCCGGCGGCGCCCGCGTCGACCTGGCCGTCCTGGAACGCACCGACCGGGTGTGGACCTCGGACAACATCGACCCGCACGACCGGCAGCGGATGCTGCGCTGGACCAGCCAGCTGGTCCCGCCGGAGTTCCTCGGCTCGCACATCGCCTCGGGCCGCTCGCACACCACCGGGCGCCGCCACGACCTCGGCTACCGCGCCGCCACCGCCGTCTTCGGCCACCTGGGCATCGAGTGGGACCTGGCCCGGGCCACCGCCGCCGAGCTGGCCGAGCTGGGTGACTGGCTGGCGTTCTACAAGGAGCAGCGCGGCCTGCTGCTCAGCGGCGACCTCGTCCGGATGGACGGCTACGACGACCGGCTGCTGGTGCACGGCGTGCTCGCACCCGACCGCAGCCGGGCGCTGTTCGCCATGGTCACGACGGACAGCGTGTTCCCCGACCCGGCGGTCCGGCTGCGCCTGCGCGGCCTGGCCCCGGCGCAGCGGTACCGGGTCCGGCCGGTGTTCCCCGGCCAGGCGCCCGACCTGCTCGACCCGCCGCGCTGGTGGGGCGAGGACCGGTCGGGCCGGATCCTCACCGGGGCCGCACTGGAGCGGGCCGGGCTGGCCTGCCCGCGCGTACACCCGGACCAGGTGGTGCTCTACCGGGCCGACGCCGTGTAG
- a CDS encoding S41 family peptidase yields the protein MVETLIDAALRLIQEHYIFPAKAGVLAERVRAGDYGGLDEAALCERLTGVFHDVTADKHLRLRVRGPEMHDALTEEQIIAAYRERLKTVAYGIAKVERLEGNVGLLELREIPEAGMGGHAIAAAMAQLAHTAALVIDLRECRGGAPNGVNFLVSYFFPDDGTHLIDIYDGPSGVTRQYWSLAHLPGERYLDRPIVVLTSGTTFSGGEDLAYTVQTHGRATVVGETTRGGAHPTTVFALSPTVEVTVPIARSISPVTGTNWEGTGVVPDVGCPAADALDHALRHLRAGR from the coding sequence GTGGTTGAGACGTTGATCGATGCGGCCCTGCGGCTGATCCAGGAGCACTACATCTTCCCCGCCAAGGCGGGCGTGCTGGCCGAGCGGGTCCGTGCCGGGGACTACGGCGGGCTCGACGAGGCTGCGCTGTGCGAGCGGCTGACCGGTGTCTTCCACGACGTGACGGCGGACAAGCATCTGCGGTTGCGGGTCCGGGGTCCCGAGATGCACGACGCGCTGACCGAGGAGCAGATCATCGCGGCGTACCGGGAACGGCTCAAGACGGTGGCGTACGGGATCGCCAAGGTCGAACGGCTCGAGGGCAATGTCGGGCTGCTGGAGCTGCGGGAGATCCCCGAGGCGGGGATGGGCGGGCACGCGATCGCCGCGGCGATGGCGCAGCTGGCGCACACCGCCGCGCTGGTCATCGATCTGCGGGAGTGCCGGGGAGGCGCGCCGAACGGGGTGAACTTCCTCGTCAGCTACTTCTTCCCGGACGACGGCACGCACCTGATCGACATCTACGACGGCCCGTCCGGCGTGACCCGGCAGTACTGGTCGCTGGCCCACCTGCCCGGCGAGCGGTACCTGGACCGGCCGATCGTCGTGCTGACCAGCGGGACGACGTTCTCCGGCGGGGAGGATCTGGCGTACACGGTGCAGACGCACGGGCGGGCGACGGTGGTCGGCGAGACCACGCGCGGGGGTGCGCACCCGACCACCGTCTTCGCGCTGTCGCCGACGGTCGAGGTGACCGTGCCGATCGCCCGGTCGATCAGCCCGGTCACCGGGACCAACTGGGAGGGCACCGGGGTCGTGCCGGATGTGGGGTGCCCGGCCGCCGACGCCCTCGACCACGCCCTGCGGCACCTCCGGGCAGGTCGGTGA
- a CDS encoding methyltransferase domain-containing protein yields MEESFWYESWDEGGTKTSFHLRDVHPHAAMLAQRGLLDDATVFVPLCGKSVDLPYFARHARRVVGVELVPQAVGQFFADNELTPVEQPPGVFRAGNLEIRCGDLFRLTPADLGPIDVVYDRAALIAFPDDMRDRYVAKMIELTRPGTRYFINTLEYHPLLPSPPFSVGPEQIESYYGAHFTIDHVCHDDRPGHRMVEKFGLDRLAEHGFLLTRR; encoded by the coding sequence ATGGAGGAGAGCTTCTGGTACGAGTCGTGGGACGAGGGCGGCACGAAGACGAGTTTCCATCTGCGCGACGTGCACCCGCACGCGGCGATGCTGGCGCAGCGGGGACTGCTGGACGACGCGACCGTGTTCGTGCCGCTCTGCGGCAAGTCGGTCGACCTGCCGTATTTCGCCCGGCACGCGCGCCGGGTCGTCGGTGTCGAGCTGGTCCCGCAGGCGGTCGGGCAGTTCTTCGCCGACAACGAGCTGACCCCGGTCGAGCAGCCACCGGGCGTGTTCCGGGCCGGCAACCTCGAGATCCGCTGCGGGGATCTGTTCCGGCTCACCCCGGCGGACCTGGGCCCGATCGACGTCGTCTACGACCGGGCGGCGCTGATCGCCTTCCCCGACGACATGCGCGACCGTTACGTGGCCAAGATGATCGAGCTGACCCGCCCCGGCACCCGCTACTTCATCAACACCCTGGAGTATCACCCGCTGCTGCCGTCCCCGCCGTTCAGCGTCGGCCCCGAGCAGATCGAGAGCTACTACGGCGCCCACTTCACCATCGACCACGTGTGCCACGACGACCGCCCCGGGCACCGCATGGTGGAGAAGTTCGGCCTCGACCGCCTGGCCGAGCACGGCTTCCTGCTGACCCGCCGCTGA
- a CDS encoding transposase — protein sequence MRRRSSPSSKPGVRTCWNTGVGPIVAATVLTAWSQPGRCRTDAAFAMLAGTAPIPASSGKTVRASNATSRANSSAVWKLPRHTLTSHRSALLPLSYG from the coding sequence ATGAGAAGGCGATCATCGCCGTCGTCAAAGCCTGGCGTCCGGACCTGCTGGAACACTGGAGTAGGGCCGATCGTCGCCGCGACCGTCCTGACCGCCTGGTCACAACCCGGCCGCTGCCGCACCGACGCCGCGTTCGCCATGCTGGCGGGCACTGCACCGATTCCTGCCTCGTCCGGCAAGACCGTCCGTGCCTCAAACGCTACGTCGCGCGCGAACTCTTCCGCCGTCTGGAAACTACCCCGCCACACCTTGACGAGTCATAGGAGCGCCTTACTGCCCCTGTCGTACGGATGA
- a CDS encoding LacI family DNA-binding transcriptional regulator, producing MATLADVARRAGVSTATVSRIINNSPKPVAEALRERVLAAVAELDYVPNANAQQLARAHRSAVGVIVHDVSDPYFAEITRGLQRVATEHGRLVIICNSYREPERELAYVDLLHAHRTAAIVLAGSGYVDATTTERLDRKLRLFESTGGRVAVIGRHEHAGDAVVPQNEHGGWLAADALYRLGHTTIGVIAGPEQLTTTTDRLSGVRRAAREHGHRLTARHIEYAGFDRSGGVTAAAALLDRNPGLTAIAALNDSMAVGALSVLRERGLDVPGRISLIGFDDMPISMDVTPPLSTVRLPLEHIGQRAMALALDEAADGQPRVEHVEAELVLRGSTAPPG from the coding sequence GTGGCGACATTGGCGGACGTCGCGCGCCGGGCGGGGGTGTCGACCGCCACCGTGTCGCGCATCATCAACAACAGCCCCAAGCCCGTGGCCGAGGCGCTGCGCGAGCGGGTGCTGGCCGCAGTGGCCGAGCTCGACTACGTCCCCAATGCCAACGCGCAGCAACTGGCCCGCGCCCACCGCAGCGCCGTCGGCGTGATCGTGCACGACGTGTCCGACCCCTACTTCGCCGAGATCACCCGGGGGCTGCAGCGCGTGGCCACCGAGCACGGCCGGTTGGTGATCATCTGCAACAGCTACCGCGAACCCGAGCGCGAGCTGGCGTACGTCGACCTGCTGCACGCCCACCGCACCGCCGCCATCGTGCTGGCCGGCTCGGGCTACGTCGACGCCACCACCACCGAACGCCTCGACCGCAAACTCCGCCTGTTCGAGAGCACCGGCGGCCGGGTGGCCGTGATCGGCCGCCACGAGCACGCCGGCGACGCCGTCGTCCCGCAGAACGAGCACGGCGGCTGGCTCGCCGCCGACGCCCTCTACCGCCTCGGCCACACCACCATCGGCGTGATCGCCGGCCCCGAACAGCTGACCACCACGACCGACCGGCTCAGCGGCGTGCGGCGAGCGGCCCGCGAGCACGGCCACCGGCTGACCGCACGGCACATCGAGTACGCCGGCTTCGACCGCAGCGGCGGCGTGACGGCCGCGGCCGCGCTGCTCGACCGCAACCCCGGGCTCACCGCGATCGCCGCCCTGAACGACTCGATGGCGGTGGGCGCGCTGTCCGTGCTGCGCGAGCGTGGCCTGGACGTCCCGGGCCGGATCAGCCTGATCGGCTTCGACGACATGCCGATCTCGATGGACGTCACCCCGCCGCTGAGCACGGTCCGCCTGCCGTTGGAGCACATCGGCCAGCGGGCGATGGCGCTCGCCCTGGACGAAGCGGCCGACGGGCAACCCCGCGTCGAGCACGTCGAGGCCGAGCTCGTGCTGCGCGGGAGCACCGCCCCGCCCGGATGA
- a CDS encoding Gfo/Idh/MocA family protein, whose protein sequence is MTARVPVGIAMNGVTGRMGYRQHLVRSLLAIRDDGGLPLRDGTVLWPEPVLVGRSEAKLRDVAARHGLDDWTTDLTAALARPDVAIYFDAQVTSEREKAIGLAIDAGKHIYTEKPLATTLSGAIETARAADAAGVRHGVVQDKLFLPGLRKLKRLVDAGFFGRILSVRGEFGYWVFEGDWQSAQRPSWNYRAADGGGIVVDMFPHWHYVLEQVFAPVRAVTAHVTTHIPRRWDENGEAYDATADDAAYAIFELDGGVVAQINSSWAVRVNRDELVEFQVDGTEGSAVAGLRGCRVQHRATTPKPVWNPDLPSSHVFRQQWQEVPDNEDFGNGFKEQWAMFLRHVYEDAPYTWDLWAGARGVQMAELGLRSAREGRRVEMTELDR, encoded by the coding sequence ATGACCGCACGAGTGCCCGTCGGGATCGCCATGAACGGCGTCACCGGCCGGATGGGATACCGCCAGCATCTGGTCCGCTCGCTGCTCGCGATCCGCGACGACGGAGGGCTGCCGCTGCGCGACGGCACGGTGCTGTGGCCCGAACCGGTCCTGGTCGGGCGGAGCGAGGCCAAGCTGCGCGACGTCGCCGCGCGGCACGGTCTCGACGACTGGACCACCGACCTGACCGCCGCGCTGGCCCGCCCGGACGTGGCGATCTACTTCGACGCCCAGGTCACCAGCGAGCGGGAGAAAGCCATCGGCCTGGCGATCGACGCGGGCAAGCACATCTACACCGAGAAGCCGCTGGCCACCACGCTGAGCGGGGCGATCGAGACGGCCCGGGCGGCGGACGCGGCGGGCGTGCGGCACGGCGTCGTGCAGGACAAACTCTTCCTGCCCGGGCTGCGCAAGCTCAAGCGGCTGGTCGATGCCGGGTTCTTCGGCCGGATCCTTTCCGTACGGGGAGAGTTCGGCTACTGGGTCTTCGAGGGTGACTGGCAGAGCGCCCAGCGGCCCAGCTGGAACTACCGGGCGGCGGACGGCGGCGGGATCGTCGTCGACATGTTCCCGCACTGGCACTACGTGCTGGAGCAGGTCTTCGCCCCGGTGCGGGCCGTCACCGCCCACGTCACGACCCACATCCCGCGCCGGTGGGACGAGAACGGCGAGGCCTACGACGCCACCGCCGACGACGCGGCGTACGCGATCTTCGAACTGGACGGTGGCGTGGTCGCCCAGATCAACTCGTCCTGGGCGGTCCGGGTCAACCGGGACGAGCTGGTCGAGTTCCAGGTGGACGGCACCGAGGGCAGCGCGGTCGCCGGGCTGCGCGGCTGCCGGGTGCAGCACCGGGCCACCACGCCCAAGCCGGTGTGGAACCCCGACCTGCCCAGCAGCCATGTGTTCCGCCAGCAGTGGCAGGAGGTCCCGGACAACGAGGACTTCGGCAACGGCTTCAAGGAGCAGTGGGCCATGTTCCTGCGGCACGTGTACGAGGACGCGCCGTACACCTGGGACCTCTGGGCCGGCGCCCGCGGCGTGCAGATGGCCGAGCTGGGCCTGCGGTCGGCGCGCGAGGGCCGCCGGGTGGAGATGACGGAGCTGGACCGGTGA
- a CDS encoding DUF993 family protein, producing MSVRLPGGPLTLSGAGAGWVSPGGGFTSRIAYAAAHVVADPAAENVPGSPAAPDWAATLAFRRHLWSYGFGVAEAMDTAQRGMGLDYPAARELIHRSAREAAAVGGTVAAGVATDQLAPGPAGLDEIYQAYAEQLTDVQQAGAVPVLMCSRHLAATATTAAQYGDLYGRLLAGTSTPVILHWLGPAFDPLLACYWGSDDPARAADTVLEVIAAHPGAVDGIKLSLLDEAFEVALRRRLPAGVRLYTGDDFNYPSLIRGDGRGHSDALLGVLAAIAAPAAAALRALDHGDVRSYENILAPTVPLARHLFAAPTWFYKTGIAFLAWLGGHQQHFTMVAGAQSGRSPRHLAELIRLADAAGLLPDADLAEHRARAWSITVGGDR from the coding sequence GTGAGCGTCCGGCTGCCCGGCGGGCCGCTCACCCTGAGCGGTGCGGGCGCCGGCTGGGTCTCTCCCGGTGGCGGGTTCACCAGCCGGATCGCGTACGCCGCGGCGCACGTGGTTGCCGACCCCGCCGCCGAGAACGTCCCGGGCTCCCCCGCCGCCCCGGACTGGGCGGCCACGCTGGCTTTCCGGCGGCACCTGTGGTCGTACGGCTTCGGGGTGGCCGAGGCGATGGACACCGCGCAGCGCGGCATGGGCCTGGACTACCCGGCCGCCCGCGAGCTGATCCACCGCTCGGCGCGGGAGGCGGCCGCGGTGGGCGGGACGGTCGCGGCCGGTGTGGCCACCGACCAGCTGGCGCCCGGCCCGGCCGGCCTCGACGAGATCTACCAGGCGTACGCCGAGCAGCTCACCGACGTGCAGCAGGCCGGGGCGGTCCCGGTGCTGATGTGCAGCCGCCACCTCGCCGCCACCGCGACCACCGCGGCGCAGTACGGGGACCTGTACGGCCGGTTGCTCGCCGGGACCAGCACCCCGGTGATCCTGCACTGGCTCGGCCCGGCGTTCGACCCGCTGCTGGCCTGCTACTGGGGCTCCGACGACCCGGCCCGGGCGGCCGACACGGTGCTGGAGGTGATCGCCGCGCACCCCGGCGCGGTCGACGGCATCAAACTCTCGCTGCTGGACGAGGCGTTCGAGGTCGCGCTGCGCCGGCGGCTGCCCGCGGGGGTGCGTCTCTACACCGGCGACGACTTCAACTATCCCAGCCTCATCCGTGGCGACGGCCGGGGGCACTCGGACGCGCTGCTGGGCGTACTGGCCGCCATCGCCGCCCCGGCCGCTGCGGCGCTGCGGGCGCTCGACCACGGCGACGTCCGCTCGTACGAGAACATCCTGGCACCGACCGTGCCCCTGGCCCGGCACCTGTTCGCGGCACCCACCTGGTTCTACAAGACCGGCATCGCGTTCCTGGCCTGGCTGGGCGGCCATCAGCAGCACTTCACCATGGTCGCGGGCGCGCAGAGCGGGCGCTCGCCACGGCACCTGGCCGAGCTGATCCGGCTGGCCGACGCGGCCGGTCTGCTGCCCGACGCCGACCTTGCCGAGCACCGCGCCCGGGCCTGGTCGATCACGGTGGGCGGCGACCGGTGA
- a CDS encoding sugar phosphate isomerase/epimerase, producing the protein MKRFSLNQATTKHWPLPDLAAGCVAQGVTQVGLWRADVQAYGVEETAALMRDSGLSVTTLCRGGFFSAPGWLSDNRRAIEEAATLGAPVLVLVSGGLPEGSRDIDAARAYIRSCLAELVPYALAAGVQLAIEPLHPMFAADRCVVSTLGQALDLASPFPARAVGVCVDTYHIWWDDHVWAQLERAGAEGRIACFQLADWITPLPAGVLLGRGLPGTGCVELRRFRAAVDATGFTGPVEVEVFNEQVWARPGAEVLAEVLHRCRDLLGPAA; encoded by the coding sequence GTGAAGCGTTTCTCGCTCAACCAGGCCACCACCAAGCACTGGCCGCTGCCCGATCTCGCGGCCGGCTGCGTCGCTCAGGGCGTCACCCAGGTCGGGTTGTGGCGTGCGGACGTGCAGGCATACGGCGTCGAGGAGACGGCCGCCCTGATGCGTGACTCCGGGCTGAGCGTCACCACGCTGTGCCGCGGCGGCTTCTTCTCCGCACCCGGGTGGCTGTCCGACAACCGGCGGGCCATCGAGGAGGCCGCCACGCTCGGCGCACCGGTGCTGGTGCTGGTGTCCGGCGGGCTCCCGGAGGGCAGCCGCGACATCGACGCCGCGCGGGCGTACATCCGCTCGTGCCTCGCCGAACTGGTGCCGTACGCGCTGGCCGCAGGCGTGCAGCTGGCGATCGAGCCGCTGCACCCGATGTTCGCCGCGGACCGCTGCGTGGTGTCCACCCTGGGCCAGGCGCTCGACCTCGCCTCGCCGTTCCCGGCCCGGGCGGTCGGGGTGTGCGTGGACACCTACCACATCTGGTGGGACGACCACGTGTGGGCCCAGCTGGAACGGGCCGGTGCCGAGGGGCGGATCGCCTGCTTCCAGCTCGCCGACTGGATCACCCCGCTGCCCGCGGGCGTGCTGCTGGGCCGCGGGCTGCCCGGCACCGGCTGCGTCGAGCTGCGCCGCTTCCGCGCGGCGGTGGACGCGACCGGCTTCACCGGCCCGGTCGAGGTCGAGGTGTTCAACGAACAGGTCTGGGCCCGCCCCGGCGCCGAGGTGCTGGCCGAGGTTCTGCACCGCTGCCGGGACCTGCTGGGCCCAGCCGCGTGA